The following coding sequences lie in one Bordetella genomosp. 9 genomic window:
- a CDS encoding DHCW motif cupin fold protein — translation MKLTDIPFGTTDWSAIAPTEHAGTTGKAIWRTRHFGDIRVRMVEYTAGYLADHWCSKGHILLCLAGSLDTELEDGRRFTLRPGMSYQVADGAEAHRSSTPTGATLFIVD, via the coding sequence ATGAAACTCACCGACATTCCCTTCGGCACGACCGACTGGTCCGCCATCGCGCCGACCGAACACGCCGGCACCACCGGCAAGGCCATCTGGCGCACCCGCCATTTCGGCGACATCCGCGTGCGCATGGTCGAATACACCGCCGGCTACCTCGCCGACCACTGGTGCAGCAAAGGGCACATCCTGTTGTGCCTGGCCGGCTCGCTGGATACCGAGCTGGAAGACGGCCGCCGGTTCACGTTACGGCCCGGCATGAGCTACCAGGTCGCGGACGGCGCCGAAGCGCACCGCTCGTCCACGCCGACCGGCGCCACGCTTTTCATCGTGGACTGA